TCTGCGGTTCATCGACAATCAGAATCGGGCGCGTTGCGCGGATAAGGTCGATGGGCCGCTCGCCGCCCGTCTTCTCGCTGTCCTTGTAGAGGTTGTTCACGTCCTTCTTGTTGATGGCGCCGACGGTGACAACCATGATCTGGATGTTGGGGCTGGTCGCGAAATTGCGCACTTGCCCGAGCTTGGCGGAATCATAGAGGAAATAGTCGAAAGGTTGGCCTGAATAGAGGCCCTTGAAGTGCTCCTCGGTGATCTGCAACGTCTTGTAGACGCCTTCCTTGATGGCGACCGACGGCACGACGATCACGAATTTGGTGAAGCCATAGCGCTTGTTCAGCTCGAAGATGGTCCGCAGATAGACATAGGTCTTGCCTGTGCCCGTCTCCATCTCAACGGTGAAATCGCCGGACGTGAGCGCCGTCGAAGGCGCGAGGCCATTGCGGAGCTGAATGTCCGTCAAGTTGGCGATGATCTCGTCATCCAGCAGCGTCAGCCGATTGCCGATGCCGAGCTCACTTTCGACGAGACCAAGCTCGCCCTGGGCTCCGAGGAAGCCTCCGAGATCGAGGCTCGTCTGTCCCGCCCGGTCCGCCATCGGCCGACGCGTGACAGTGAACTCGGTGCGGTTGATCTCCTGGCCGCGAAACAGATCAGCCACCGATTCAATTGCGCGCTTCTGGTAGTCGAGATCAGGCTCGAAATGCAGCTTCATCGAACCATCCTCACAGGCCGCGCACGTCGGAAATGCCGTTTTGGTTCAGGATCGCCGCCATGTTTGTCTTGGCGATGTCGTCCTTGAACCCAGAGTCCTTGAAGACGACGCGAGTGTCGACGGCGGGCGCGAGCGCTTCGCGCCACGTGACGATGCCGGAGGCAAGCGATTCGATCACGTCTTTCGTTAGTCCGTCGGCCAGACAAACGATCAACGCGCCGCCGCCGATGGAATGGACGGCCTTACCGGCGATCGTCTTCGTCTCGATCGGCACGCAGAGATCGAGGCCGAGTTTCAGCAACAGCTCGTAAAGCACGTCCTGCTCGCTCCGGCCTTGGACGAGATGCTCGGCGTTATTAAGCAGGCTGTTTTCGATGTCGGCGGGGTCTGGCTCCCAAGCGCGGATGTTTGATGGAGCGAGCTTAAAGACGCGGAAACCGAAATCACTTTTTTGGTCATGCTGACCGCTCTTGATCAAGGACGCGGCGCGCCGGAGTCGCTCTTTAGTGATTTCCGATATAAAAGGCTTAATACCATTCTTCTTGCAATACTTGTAGGTCTCTGTTTGTTCGGCTACCTCTTCCGAGATTTCTTCTTGGAGTTGGACAAGAATGAATCGCCGATTGGGATTTACCCGATTGAGTCGGAACACGGCGTGCCCCGTCGTTCCAAATCCCGCAAAGAAATCCAAGACCAGATCACCCGGCTTCGACCCCATATGCACGATTTTCTCCATCAGGAAAGGAGATTTCGGATAATCCGGATTGAGCCCAGGAAACAATATCTTGAACTCGCGGCTCGCCACATCAGTTGAATTTTCGCCGCCCCACCAGAACGATTTGGGTTTCGACGTTCTCTGGATATTATCGTCATCGTCTGACTCTTCATCAATATCGCCTTCAATGTCTTTGTTGAGATACACTCTATGAGAGATGTCCCATCTATCCTTCTGCTTCGAGTAATTTGCGTGCAAGATCGCAAGGTTGTCCCGAACAGTATCTAATCCCCAGCGCCAACGTCCGTCACTCATGTCACCGCGCTTCGGGACGATTTCAACGTCATTCGTGGAACGCCTCTGAAGGGCGCAAGCCTTAGTTTCCGGGTTGTAGAAGATCGGAAAAAACATGTTGGGTCTGTCTTCGCGCCGATCTGGCCGGCCGCGCTTCCGGAGGTCGCGAAGAGCATAGCGCTCACCTCGCTCATCGACATATTTGTAGTCTTTTAGTTGCTCATCGGTCAGCGGAACCCCGTAAGAGTCAAACTCGCGTTTCGAGTAAATGAGGAAATACTCGTGAGCTGTGGCTATATGCTTTCTATCGTTTCGCCCCTTCATGTTATTAATATTTGCTACGCAAGCTATAAAATTCTCTTCTCCAAATATCTCGTCAAGTATTGTCTTCAAGTTTGATTGCTCGTGATCATCTATCGAAACAATAATTGCACCATCATCCCTCAATAATGTTCTTGCGAGCCTCAGTCGTGGATACATCATGCTCAGCCAATCAGTATGGAATCTGCCCGATGCCTCGGTGTTGGAGCTGATCTTTCGACCGCCCTCGACCTGTCCGGTCAGTTCAAGATAGTTCGCGATGTTGTCTCGATAATCGTCCGGATAGACGAAATCCTTGCCCGTATTGTAGGGAGGATCGATGTAGATCAACTTCACCTTCCCGGCATAGCTCTTCTGTAAGAGCTTCAGCACTTCGAGATTGTCGCCCTCAATCATAATGTTCTGCGTCGTCTCCCAATCGACGCTCTCTTCCGGGCAGGGGAGGAGCGTGCCAGTCGATGGCGTCAGCGCGATTTGGCGCGCGCGGCGTTTGCCGTGCCAGTTCAGTCCATATTTTTCGTCGCGCTCGTCGACAGCCGCGCCAAGCAGGCCCTTCAATACCTCGAAATCGATTCGCCCTTCCGTGAACGCCTCCGGAAATAGGGTCTTCAACGCCTCGACATTGCCCGCGACGATGTCGGTGCTCTTGGTGTCAGGGCTTCCAGCTTCCAGCTTTTTCATCATATCGTTCAACGCTTGTAAGGGGACATGGCCAAGGAGCGGCGCTCACGCCGCTTCGAGATGCAGAATTTCAGTTTCGATGTAGGCGCGGAAATCTGCCGACGAGGTGAAGCAGCGAAAGCCCGCTGCGCTCGCCAAGGCAAGAATATCATTGGTTTCGTTCAGCAATACCGCGACCGGCGCGCTTAGCCCAGATTGCAGCCCATCAGGCCACGCCAGATCGAACAGCGCCTTTTGCGCGCCCGTTATCGGATCGGCATAGTCATAACCAATCTGTCCTCGCGGCAAGCCATGCCCTTCTATCCAGTCATTGAGAGATTCGAGCTCGGCCTCTTCCACCTCACTGGTGATGCCGCCAGCCGTTTGCGCTTCAGCTTCCACCACCGGCGCCGTCTTGCTGAGCCACCGCGTATCGCCGTGAAGCAGTTCCTCAAAACGCCGGTTCGCCTCGGCTGCGAGCAGGGCTTTACGAGCTTCGAGAAAATCAAGGTAGCGTTCGATCTTCCAGAGCGCGGGATCGGTCGGAATCCACTGAGACGCCAGCGCCCCAGGGTGTTTTGCTTCGATCTCCGGGAAATACGCCTCCGGCAGTCGGTCGCTGATATTGAGATTGGTGTCCTTGGTCAGGAAGCAAAAGTTGGCGAGCGCGTTCACGTCCGGCCGCCGGTGCTTCAACTTGTAGAGTTGCGCCTTGGGGAAGATGTGATGAACCTCCAGACGGCTCATTTTTCCGAGGAGGCTTGCCTTGAGCGCGAGTCCAGTGCCCCAATCCCGCGCCTCGCCCATGCGCGTCAGCATGTAGAGAACCGGGTAAAAGCGTGCGCCGAGGCTCCACCCGGTGAAATGGCCGGCTTCGACTTGCAGGCCGCCGTTCCACAGCCGAAGTTGCTCAAGCAGCGTGTCGAGACCGCCGGTCGGGCCTTCGAGCGCGGCGAG
The nucleotide sequence above comes from Methylocystis parvus OBBP. Encoded proteins:
- a CDS encoding site-specific DNA-methyltransferase; this encodes MMKKLEAGSPDTKSTDIVAGNVEALKTLFPEAFTEGRIDFEVLKGLLGAAVDERDEKYGLNWHGKRRARQIALTPSTGTLLPCPEESVDWETTQNIMIEGDNLEVLKLLQKSYAGKVKLIYIDPPYNTGKDFVYPDDYRDNIANYLELTGQVEGGRKISSNTEASGRFHTDWLSMMYPRLRLARTLLRDDGAIIVSIDDHEQSNLKTILDEIFGEENFIACVANINNMKGRNDRKHIATAHEYFLIYSKREFDSYGVPLTDEQLKDYKYVDERGERYALRDLRKRGRPDRREDRPNMFFPIFYNPETKACALQRRSTNDVEIVPKRGDMSDGRWRWGLDTVRDNLAILHANYSKQKDRWDISHRVYLNKDIEGDIDEESDDDDNIQRTSKPKSFWWGGENSTDVASREFKILFPGLNPDYPKSPFLMEKIVHMGSKPGDLVLDFFAGFGTTGHAVFRLNRVNPNRRFILVQLQEEISEEVAEQTETYKYCKKNGIKPFISEITKERLRRAASLIKSGQHDQKSDFGFRVFKLAPSNIRAWEPDPADIENSLLNNAEHLVQGRSEQDVLYELLLKLGLDLCVPIETKTIAGKAVHSIGGGALIVCLADGLTKDVIESLASGIVTWREALAPAVDTRVVFKDSGFKDDIAKTNMAAILNQNGISDVRGL